One genomic window of Corticium candelabrum chromosome 21, ooCorCand1.1, whole genome shotgun sequence includes the following:
- the LOC134196842 gene encoding 2',5'-phosphodiesterase 12-like: MMMMPDGCSLPAYQWEWFIEISDDQRWMKVSEGLSFIPESEHVGRKIKVKCVPCAGQEDGPREVISEYAIAEGPKYGGMSQRHHTTADFLQSRDQLRIITYNILFDAYLRRDSPADYRYCATHVLEESFRQQLVLKEVKRYHGDILCFQEVGPNVYTTYLQPALNAAGYEGVFTSKPNEFREGLAMFYRTDKIQLKQSSIIIMKDVLISDNAFSSLRVILQRHFPDVFQLVCSLDHVCQVVIFSNGARSFMVLNTHLYWTVDFEFVPLIQVYIIFHCIDLMRKELGLEGAGIVFAGDLNNQPNSDTYRYINEGKFQLGKGTKDQIHLHHSLRLTNATGTPLYSCVLDHTQFLLDYVYVNSYFSVLQCIPLPTEEELEQDGKFVLPSSRFGSDHLAIGVDVEMV; encoded by the coding sequence atgatgatgatgcctgATGGGTGTAGTCTGCCAGCATACCAGTGGGAATGGTTTATTGAAATATCTGATGACCAACGCTGGATGAAAGTGAGTGAGGGTTTGAGTTTCATTCCCGAGTCTGAGCATGTGGGTCGGAAGATCAAGGTCAAGTGTGTTCCATGTGCTGGGCAGGAAGATGGGCCTCGTGAAGTGATCAGTGAATATGCTATTGCCGAAGGTCCCAAATATGGGGGCATGAGCCAACGCCATCACACCACCGCTGACTTTCttcagtcacgtgatcagcTCCGAATCATCACCTATAACATTCTGTTTGATGCATACCTTCGTAGAGATAGTCCTGCCGACTACAGGTACTGTGCCACTCATGTCTTGGAGGAGAGCTTCCGTCAGCAATTAGTTCTCAAAGAAGTGAAGCGTTACCATGGTGACATTTTGTGTTTCCAGGAGGTTGGACCAAATGTCTACACCACCTACCTTCAACCGGCATTAAATGCTGCTGGATATGAAGGAGTGTTCACTTCAAAACCCAACGAGTTTAGAGAAGGTCTTGCCATGTTTTATCGAACTGATAAAATTCAACTCAAACAGTCGTCAATCATTATTATGAAGGATGTCTTGATCAGTGACAATGCATTTAGTAGTTTGCGTGTTATCTTACAAAGGCACTTTCCGGATGTGTTCCAGTTGGTGTGCAGTCTAGATCACGTGTGTCAAGTAGTGATCTTTAGCAATGGAGCAAGATCATTCATGGTTCTTAATACGCATCTCTATTGGACAGTTGATTTCGAATTTGTCCCACTCATTCAAGTGTATATCATATTTCACTGCATTGACCTCATGCGGAAAGAACTCGGATTAGAAGGTGCAGGTATAGTATTCGCTGGTGACCTCAACAACCAACCCAATTCAGACACGTACCGATATATCAATGAAGGTAAATTTCAACTCGGAAAAGGCACCAAGGATCAAATTCATCTGCATCATTCTCTACGTTTGACCAATGCGACTGGCACCCCTCTCTACTCATGTGTTCTGGATCACACTCAGTTCCTTTTAGACTACGTCTATGTCAACAGTTATTTTTCTGTCTTGCAGTGCATCCCTTTGCCTACTGAAGAAGAGCTAGAGCAAGATGGCAAATTTGTTTTGCCTTCGTCTCGTTTCGGTTCTGATCATTTGGCCATTGGTGTTGATGTAGAGATGGTGTAA
- the LOC134196467 gene encoding uncharacterized protein LOC134196467 isoform X2: MMDTTGSLMVDCLSFLQDVVANYSSGDWNYGDSLRQRGEGIFSNFLALGFPQDAIDTLLPVIVSLRVREDVDRDSFLLERTTSGRGRPKFELAEEQLQYFLDHGFSVVDIAKMLRISRSTVHRRISQFGLTGPRTFSNIGDEKFDDVVRSIQNYFPNYGEKLLEGHLVARGLKVQRRRLRESLHRTDPVGVAIRRHLAIMRRKYRVPRPNALWHIDGNHKLIRWRLVIHGGIDGFSRLPVYLTCSNNNRADTVLEAFLGATNQFGLPSRVRCDHGGENEKVAQFMLTHRNRGPGRGSVITGKSVHNTRIERFWRDLFQGCTGLYYNLFYAMEDDGLLNASDHTHLYCLHNVFLARVNSSLRIYANAYAEHKLRTEHNQSPIQLWIRGQIQDQSVDEELAVYGIDPYGPLPQVLQTSNDVVVPSVDVRLSHELVEDIQQRFNPLRDSDSLGVDIFFRDYELCTKLYV; this comes from the exons ATGATGGACACCACAGGCAGCTTGATGGTCgactgtctctctttcttgcaagacgttGTTGCCAATTACTCATCAGGAGATTGGAACTACGGAGATTCTTTACGGCAAAGAGGTGAAGGAATCTTTTCTAACTTCTTGGCATTAGGTTTTCCGCAAGACGCAATAGACACGTTGTTGCCCGTAATTGTGTCTCTTCGCGTCAGAGAGGACGTAGATAGAGACAGTTTCTTACTGGAAAGAACGACATCTGGTAGAGGTCGTCCTAAATTTGAACTGGCAGAAGAGCAATTGCAGTATTTTCTTGACCATGGATTTTCAGTCGTCGACATCGCGAAAATGCTTAGAATTTCTAGGAGTACTGTTCACAGAAGAATATCTCAGTTTGGGCTTACAGGGCCAAGAACATTCTCCAATATAGGTGATGAAAAGTTTGACGACGTTGTACGAAGCATTCAGAACTACTTTCCTAATTACGGTGAGAAACTACTAGAAGGCCATCTTGTTGCCAGAGGTCTCAAAGTCCAGAGAAGAAGACTGCGCGAGTCTCTTCACAGAACCGATCCTGTTGGAGTAGCTATTCGCCGCCATTTAGCTATTATGAGGAGGAAATACCGTGTGCCTCGTCCGAACGCACTGTGGCATATCGACGGCAACCACAAACTGATAAG ATGGCGACTTGTAATTCATGGAGGCATTGACGGATTTAGCCGACTACCCGTTTATCTGACATGTTCTAATAACAACCGTGCAGACACTGTACTAGAGGCTTTTCTAGGAGCTACAAATCAGTTTGGTTTGCCATCACGTGTCAGATGTGATCATGGTGGAGAGAACGAAAAGGTCGCGCAGTTTATGTTGACACACAGGAACAGAGGTCCTGGTCGAGGTAGTGTCATTACCGGAAAGAGCGTGCACAACACAAGAATAGAACGTTTTTGGAGAGATCTATTTCAAGGATGCACAGGCCTGTACTATAATCTGTTCTATGCTATGGAAGACGATGGACTCCTCAACGCTTCTGACCATACCCATTTGTACTGTTTGCACAACGTCTTTCTTGCACGCGTAAACAGTAGTCTCCGTATATATGCCAACGCTTACGCTGAGCACAAACTGCGTACAGAACATAATCAAAGTCCAATTCAGCTGTGGATAAGAGGGCAAATACAAGACCAAAGTGTTGAC GAAGAACTAGCAGTCTACGGCATAGATCCTTATGGACCACTCCCTCAAGTCTTACAGACAAgcaatgatgttgttgttccATCTGTTGACGTCCGTTTGTCTCATGAACTAGTAGAAGACATACAACAGCGATTTAACCCATTAAGAGACAGTGACTCTTTGGGTGTTGACATTTTTTTTAGAGATTATGAATTATGTACAAAATTATATGTCTGA
- the LOC134196467 gene encoding uncharacterized protein LOC134196467 isoform X1 encodes MMDTTGSLMVDCLSFLQDVVANYSSGDWNYGDSLRQRGEGIFSNFLALGFPQDAIDTLLPVIVSLRVREDVDRDSFLLERTTSGRGRPKFELAEEQLQYFLDHGFSVVDIAKMLRISRSTVHRRISQFGLTGPRTFSNIGDEKFDDVVRSIQNYFPNYGEKLLEGHLVARGLKVQRRRLRESLHRTDPVGVAIRRHLAIMRRKYRVPRPNALWHIDGNHKLIRWRLVIHGGIDGFSRLPVYLTCSNNNRADTVLEAFLGATNQFGLPSRVRCDHGGENEKVAQFMLTHRNRGPGRGSVITGKSVHNTRIERFWRDLFQGCTGLYYNLFYAMEDDGLLNASDHTHLYCLHNVFLARVNSSLRIYANAYAEHKLRTEHNQSPIQLWIRGQIQDQSVDVSEPMTPISLEELAVYGIDPYGPLPQVLQTSNDVVVPSVDVRLSHELVEDIQQRFNPLRDSDSLGVDIFFRDYELCTKLYV; translated from the exons ATGATGGACACCACAGGCAGCTTGATGGTCgactgtctctctttcttgcaagacgttGTTGCCAATTACTCATCAGGAGATTGGAACTACGGAGATTCTTTACGGCAAAGAGGTGAAGGAATCTTTTCTAACTTCTTGGCATTAGGTTTTCCGCAAGACGCAATAGACACGTTGTTGCCCGTAATTGTGTCTCTTCGCGTCAGAGAGGACGTAGATAGAGACAGTTTCTTACTGGAAAGAACGACATCTGGTAGAGGTCGTCCTAAATTTGAACTGGCAGAAGAGCAATTGCAGTATTTTCTTGACCATGGATTTTCAGTCGTCGACATCGCGAAAATGCTTAGAATTTCTAGGAGTACTGTTCACAGAAGAATATCTCAGTTTGGGCTTACAGGGCCAAGAACATTCTCCAATATAGGTGATGAAAAGTTTGACGACGTTGTACGAAGCATTCAGAACTACTTTCCTAATTACGGTGAGAAACTACTAGAAGGCCATCTTGTTGCCAGAGGTCTCAAAGTCCAGAGAAGAAGACTGCGCGAGTCTCTTCACAGAACCGATCCTGTTGGAGTAGCTATTCGCCGCCATTTAGCTATTATGAGGAGGAAATACCGTGTGCCTCGTCCGAACGCACTGTGGCATATCGACGGCAACCACAAACTGATAAG ATGGCGACTTGTAATTCATGGAGGCATTGACGGATTTAGCCGACTACCCGTTTATCTGACATGTTCTAATAACAACCGTGCAGACACTGTACTAGAGGCTTTTCTAGGAGCTACAAATCAGTTTGGTTTGCCATCACGTGTCAGATGTGATCATGGTGGAGAGAACGAAAAGGTCGCGCAGTTTATGTTGACACACAGGAACAGAGGTCCTGGTCGAGGTAGTGTCATTACCGGAAAGAGCGTGCACAACACAAGAATAGAACGTTTTTGGAGAGATCTATTTCAAGGATGCACAGGCCTGTACTATAATCTGTTCTATGCTATGGAAGACGATGGACTCCTCAACGCTTCTGACCATACCCATTTGTACTGTTTGCACAACGTCTTTCTTGCACGCGTAAACAGTAGTCTCCGTATATATGCCAACGCTTACGCTGAGCACAAACTGCGTACAGAACATAATCAAAGTCCAATTCAGCTGTGGATAAGAGGGCAAATACAAGACCAAAGTGTTGACGTTAGCGAACCAATGACTCCTATAAGTCTC GAAGAACTAGCAGTCTACGGCATAGATCCTTATGGACCACTCCCTCAAGTCTTACAGACAAgcaatgatgttgttgttccATCTGTTGACGTCCGTTTGTCTCATGAACTAGTAGAAGACATACAACAGCGATTTAACCCATTAAGAGACAGTGACTCTTTGGGTGTTGACATTTTTTTTAGAGATTATGAATTATGTACAAAATTATATGTCTGA
- the LOC134196467 gene encoding uncharacterized protein LOC134196467 isoform X3 — protein MMDTTGSLMVDCLSFLQDVVANYSSGDWNYGDSLRQRGEGIFSNFLALGFPQDAIDTLLPVIVSLRVREDVDRDSFLLERTTSGRGRPKFELAEEQLQYFLDHGFSVVDIAKMLRISRSTVHRRISQFGLTGPRTFSNIGDEKFDDVVRSIQNYFPNYGEKLLEGHLVARGLKVQRRRLRESLHRTDPVGVAIRRHLAIMRRKYRVPRPNALWHIDGNHKLIRWRLVIHGGIDGFSRLPVYLTCSNNNRADTVLEAFLGATNQFGLPSRVRCDHGGENEKVAQFMLTHRNRGPGRGSVITGKSVHNTRIERFWRDLFQGCTGLYYNLFYAMEDDGLLNASDHTHLYCLHNVFLARVNSSLRIYANAYAEHKLRTEHNQSPIQLWIRGQIQDQSVDVSEPMTPIRRTSSLRHRSLWTTPSSLTDKQ, from the exons ATGATGGACACCACAGGCAGCTTGATGGTCgactgtctctctttcttgcaagacgttGTTGCCAATTACTCATCAGGAGATTGGAACTACGGAGATTCTTTACGGCAAAGAGGTGAAGGAATCTTTTCTAACTTCTTGGCATTAGGTTTTCCGCAAGACGCAATAGACACGTTGTTGCCCGTAATTGTGTCTCTTCGCGTCAGAGAGGACGTAGATAGAGACAGTTTCTTACTGGAAAGAACGACATCTGGTAGAGGTCGTCCTAAATTTGAACTGGCAGAAGAGCAATTGCAGTATTTTCTTGACCATGGATTTTCAGTCGTCGACATCGCGAAAATGCTTAGAATTTCTAGGAGTACTGTTCACAGAAGAATATCTCAGTTTGGGCTTACAGGGCCAAGAACATTCTCCAATATAGGTGATGAAAAGTTTGACGACGTTGTACGAAGCATTCAGAACTACTTTCCTAATTACGGTGAGAAACTACTAGAAGGCCATCTTGTTGCCAGAGGTCTCAAAGTCCAGAGAAGAAGACTGCGCGAGTCTCTTCACAGAACCGATCCTGTTGGAGTAGCTATTCGCCGCCATTTAGCTATTATGAGGAGGAAATACCGTGTGCCTCGTCCGAACGCACTGTGGCATATCGACGGCAACCACAAACTGATAAG ATGGCGACTTGTAATTCATGGAGGCATTGACGGATTTAGCCGACTACCCGTTTATCTGACATGTTCTAATAACAACCGTGCAGACACTGTACTAGAGGCTTTTCTAGGAGCTACAAATCAGTTTGGTTTGCCATCACGTGTCAGATGTGATCATGGTGGAGAGAACGAAAAGGTCGCGCAGTTTATGTTGACACACAGGAACAGAGGTCCTGGTCGAGGTAGTGTCATTACCGGAAAGAGCGTGCACAACACAAGAATAGAACGTTTTTGGAGAGATCTATTTCAAGGATGCACAGGCCTGTACTATAATCTGTTCTATGCTATGGAAGACGATGGACTCCTCAACGCTTCTGACCATACCCATTTGTACTGTTTGCACAACGTCTTTCTTGCACGCGTAAACAGTAGTCTCCGTATATATGCCAACGCTTACGCTGAGCACAAACTGCGTACAGAACATAATCAAAGTCCAATTCAGCTGTGGATAAGAGGGCAAATACAAGACCAAAGTGTTGACGTTAGCGAACCAATGACTCCTATAA GAAGAACTAGCAGTCTACGGCATAGATCCTTATGGACCACTCCCTCAAGTCTTACAGACAAgcaatga
- the LOC134196318 gene encoding 2',5'-phosphodiesterase 12-like translates to MSGSLSASIATVLEDDLSSSDVVSQTDQTRSRGCHSYVAPERPAPTKNACNATGTDDDSRKACVSTNISNLRLSGIPMAGFEVIPIMTPGGCSLPAYQWEWFVEISDDQRWMKVSEGLTFIPESEHVGRKIKVKCVPCAGQEDGPREVISEYAIAEGPKYGGMSQRHHTTADFLQSRDQLRIITYNILFDAYLRRDSPADYRYCATHVLEESFRQQLVLKEVKRYHGDILCFQEVGPNVYTTYLQPALNAAGYEGVFTSKPNEFREGLAMFYRTDKIQLKQSSIIIMKDVLISDNAFSSLRVILQRHFADVFQLVCSLDHVCQVVIFSNGARSFMVLNTHLYWTVDFEFVPLIQVYIIFHCIDLMRKELGLEGAGIVFAGDLNNQPNSDTYRYINEGKFQLGKGTKDQIHLHHSLRLTNATGTPRYSCVLDHTQFLLDYVYVNSYFSVLQCIPLPTEEELEQDGKFVLPSSRFGSDHLAIGVDVEMV, encoded by the coding sequence ATGTCAGGCAGCCTTTCTGCGTCTATAGCTACCGTTCTGGAGGATGATCTTTCATCTTCAGATGTTGTATCACAAACAGACCAGACACGGAGTCGTGGTTGTCATTCTTATGTTGCACCAGAACGGCCAGCACCAACTAAGAATGCTTGTAATGCTACTGGCACGGATGACGACAGTAGGAAAGCCTGTGTTTCCACTAATATCAGCAATCTGAGGCTCTCTGGTATCCCAATGGCGGGCTTTGAGGTAATACCCATAATGACACCTGGTGGGTGTAGTCTGCCAGCATACCAGTGGGAATGGTTTGTTGAAATATCTGATGATCAACGCTGGATGAAAGTGAGTGAGGGTTTGACTTTCATTCCCGAGTCTGAGCACGTGGGTCGGAAGATCAAGGTCAAGTGTGTTCCATGTGCTGGGCAGGAAGATGGGCCTCGTGAAGTGATCAGTGAATATGCTATTGCCGAAGGTCCCAAATATGGGGGCATGAGCCAACGCCATCACACCACCGCTGACTTTCttcagtcacgtgatcagcTCCGAATCATCACCTATAACATTCTGTTTGATGCATACCTTCGTAGAGATAGTCCTGCCGACTACAGGTACTGTGCCACTCATGTCTTGGAGGAGAGCTTCCGTCAGCAATTAGTTCTCAAAGAAGTGAAGCGTTACCATGGTGACATTTTGTGTTTCCAGGAGGTTGGACCAAATGTCTACACCACCTACCTTCAACCGGCATTAAATGCTGCTGGATATGAAGGAGTGTTCACTTCAAAACCCAACGAGTTTAGAGAAGGTCTTGCCATGTTTTATCGAACTGATAAAATTCAACTCAAACAGTCGTCAATCATTATTATGAAGGATGTCTTGATCAGTGACAATGCATTTAGTAGTTTGCGTGTTATCTTACAAAGGCACTTTGCGGATGTGTTCCAGTTGGTGTGCAGTCTAGATCACGTGTGTCAAGTAGTGATCTTTAGCAATGGAGCAAGATCATTCATGGTTCTTAATACGCATCTCTATTGGACAGTTGATTTCGAATTTGTCCCACTCATTCAAGTGTATATCATATTTCACTGCATTGACCTCATGCGGAAAGAACTCGGATTAGAAGGTGCAGGTATAGTATTCGCTGGTGACCTCAACAACCAACCCAATTCAGACACGTACCGATATATCAATGAAGGTAAATTTCAACTCGGAAAAGGCACCAAGGATCAAATTCATCTGCATCATTCTCTACGTTTGACCAATGCGACTGGCACCCCTCGCTACTCATGTGTTCTGGATCACACTCAGTTCCTTTTAGACTACGTCTATGTCAACAGTTATTTTTCTGTCTTGCAGTGCATCCCTTTGCCTACTGAAGAAGAGCTAGAGCAAGATGGCAAATTTGTTTTGCCTTCGTCTCGTTTCGGTTCTGATCATTTGGCCATTGGTGTTGATGTAGAGATGGTGTAA